GGGATTGGCAGAAGTATGGACCCATACTCACGATGAGTTGAAATTTACGCAATTTGGATGGAGAAGCACAACGAAAGAAAGTAGTTATGGCACGAACACATTGATTGGCAACTGGAATGAAGAACGATATGACATGCACAGAGATGCTGCTACATTAAAGCCACTCCCAtcacaatatgcacattattttGATACAACATGCAAATCAGACTATAAGAATAACAATAAAGTGACAGAGGAATCCATGAAGCAGTTACGAGTATTGAAAACTGCAGGAAAGGAGTCGAGAGCATATCCAGGACACCAACCCGAATTAGACCATGAAGAAGACAAAGCACAGTACAACTCATTCATGACAACATCACGAGTTGGGTATGTTCGTCCTGACAAAAGAAGACAACCTTCCAGGATGTGATTATTTAA
The sequence above is a segment of the Styela clava chromosome 7, kaStyClav1.hap1.2, whole genome shotgun sequence genome. Coding sequences within it:
- the LOC120328186 gene encoding cilia- and flagella-associated protein 68-like; translation: MSLHETERFPAFRSDIRASGLAEVWTHTHDELKFTQFGWRSTTKESSYGTNTLIGNWNEERYDMHRDAATLKPLPSQYAHYFDTTCKSDYKNNNKVTEESMKQLRVLKTAGKESRAYPGHQPELDHEEDKAQYNSFMTTSRVGYVRPDKRRQPSRM